GTGACGCCGATCATAGTCGCCGGAAAACATATGGCCAATCTCTTCCTGGGACAGTTCTTTTTTGACGGGGAGCAGATCGATTACGGCCTTTTCCGGGAACAGGCGAGAAGGTACGGATTTCCCGAGGAGGAATACATCGTCGCCCTCGAAGCGGTGCCTCACCACAACGAAGAGCTCGTGAACCTGGGAAAGGCCGTTTTTCTCAAACTCACCGATATGCTGTCCCGATTGAGTTACGCCAATATCAAACTGGCCCAGACCCTGGCCGAACAGGACCGCCTGACGGCAACCCTGCGGGAGGCGAATCTGGTCGTTGAAAACAGTCCGGCTGTGCTTTTTCTCTGGAAGGCTGAAGACGGCTGGCCCGTTGAACTGGTTTCCGATAATGTCAAACAGTTCGGTTATGCCCCTGAAGACTTTCTTTCCGGTGCCTTGACCTATGCTTCGATCATACATCCCGACGACCTGGAGAGGGTGACCCGGGAGGTTGGCGAGTCTTGCGAAAAGGGGGCGGATCAGTTGCAACTGGAATACAGAATCGTGACCAGGGAAGGAGAGGTTCGTTGGATCAACGAACACTCCCATATTGAACGGGACACCTCCGGAAGCGTGAAAACCTTCGAGGGGATCGTGATAGATGTCACCGAGCGCAAGCGCATGGAAGAGGAGCTTTACAACAGCCGTGAAAAGTACCAGTCGATGGTCGAGGCTTTCGACGGTTTCATCTACATCTGCTCCCAGGATTACAGGATCGAGTTCATGAACCCCAAGCTGGTAGAGTGGACAGGAAAGGATGCGGTCGGCCAACTCTGCTACAAAACGCTTCATGGCAGGGACGAAATCTGCCCGTGGTGCGTCAACGACCGGGTCTTTCAGGGGGAATCGGTTCATTGGGAGATTCAGTGCAACAAGGATGGGCGCTGGTATCACGTCGTCAATGTACCCCTTTACAACGCCAATGGAACCATATCGAAACATTCCATCATAACCGATATACATCTGCTCAAAATGACCGAAGAGAGTCTCAGGGAACAGAAAAAGCTGTTGGAGAATCTCAACGCCACCCTGGAAAAAAGAGTGGGGGAAGAGGTCCGGAAAAACCGTGAAAAGGATGTCGTTCTCATTCAGCAGAACCGCCAGGCCGCTATGGGAGAGCTGCTGGATCATATCGCCCACCAGTGGAAACAGCCTTTGACGGTCATTTCCCTGCTGGTCCAAAATCTTGAAGAAAGCCATGACAGAGGGGAACTGACCGATCTCCTTTTAAGGGAAACCATCGACAAGATGCTGGACCTGCTGGACCACATGGAGCAGACCATCGAGGTCTTTCGGGATTTCTATCGGCCGGATAAGGGAAAAACGGTGTTCAGGGTCAGGGAGGCCGTGGACAGGGCGCTGGACTATATGGGGCCGGCCCTGAAGTTTCATTCGATTGCCATCGAATACGATGTCGATCCCGAGTTGCGGGCCATGGGCTACCCGAAGGAGTATACGCAGGCACTTCTCAACCTGTTGTCCAATGCCAGGGATGTTCTGAGGGACAGGAAAACGGAAAAACCGAAAATAATCATCAGCGGATTTGCAGCAGACAATCAGGCTGTGGTGAGCATAAAGGATAATGCCGGAGGGATACCGGAGGCGATTTTCCCGAAGATTTTTGATCTTTATGTCACAACCAAGGAAGCAACCGGTGGATCAGGCATCGGTCTGCATATCTCAAAAAACATCATTGAAAATAATATGCAGGGTTCCTTGATGGCGCTCAACAGCACCTCGGGAGCGGAGTTTCGGTTATGCGTCCGGATGCCGGAGGCTGATGCGGTCACGATGGAAGAGATCGAACCGGGCTGAAGGCGGAATTTGACATCCTTGCAAAATCGAAGAGGCTGGTCGGTTTC
The genomic region above belongs to Syntrophotaleaceae bacterium and contains:
- a CDS encoding PAS domain S-box protein codes for the protein MVRYDLLDVVRYYVWAVVLAAALCLIFFIWSRILKRRVELRTAELGRSEEALRFTQYAIDRTVDQAFWMTEDGRLFYVNDAACRALGYSREELVGMSIPEIDPTHPPEVFAEHWRTLVKHGCITMESLHRAKDGRVYPVEIRSNYVVFDGREYNCAFATDISERKRMETELRHARDELETRVKERTAELECANEMLEREILVRKRTENVNSARLRLLEFAAIHNMEELLQATLDEAESLTGSLIGFYHFLETDQKTLTLQNWSTRTKAEFCKAEGKGSHYDVAAAGVWVDCLHERRPVVHNDYASLPHRRGLPPGHAPVVRELVVPVFRKDKIVAVFGVGNKPQDYISEDIETVSTLADLAWDIVERKQAEEALHLSRFCIDKAGIGIWQSDEKGTIFNVNEHACKSLGYSREELFGLNIFDIDPGITLERMLELGEILRETGSVTLQTTHRRRDGTTFPVEVTANLLEFRGKEYAISFVQDITGRKQAEKALQESESRVRRKLESILDPGGDVADLDLADILDTQQIQAIMEDLYAITGLKMSILDLDGRVLADVGWQDICLEFHRKHPETLKRCHESDTDLAVGVPEGEFRTYRCRNNMWHLVTPIIVAGKHMANLFLGQFFFDGEQIDYGLFREQARRYGFPEEEYIVALEAVPHHNEELVNLGKAVFLKLTDMLSRLSYANIKLAQTLAEQDRLTATLREANLVVENSPAVLFLWKAEDGWPVELVSDNVKQFGYAPEDFLSGALTYASIIHPDDLERVTREVGESCEKGADQLQLEYRIVTREGEVRWINEHSHIERDTSGSVKTFEGIVIDVTERKRMEEELYNSREKYQSMVEAFDGFIYICSQDYRIEFMNPKLVEWTGKDAVGQLCYKTLHGRDEICPWCVNDRVFQGESVHWEIQCNKDGRWYHVVNVPLYNANGTISKHSIITDIHLLKMTEESLREQKKLLENLNATLEKRVGEEVRKNREKDVVLIQQNRQAAMGELLDHIAHQWKQPLTVISLLVQNLEESHDRGELTDLLLRETIDKMLDLLDHMEQTIEVFRDFYRPDKGKTVFRVREAVDRALDYMGPALKFHSIAIEYDVDPELRAMGYPKEYTQALLNLLSNARDVLRDRKTEKPKIIISGFAADNQAVVSIKDNAGGIPEAIFPKIFDLYVTTKEATGGSGIGLHISKNIIENNMQGSLMALNSTSGAEFRLCVRMPEADAVTMEEIEPG